The genome window GGACGACTGGAAGAGGCCGAACGGAGCAATGACTTTTAAATACAAGGGGCGCAATGGAGGTAACAACTTCTGGGGGCTGCTCCAGCAGTCATACCGATCGGGAAGCGCCTGGATACGGGTATCCGGCAAGGGAACCTCCAAGCGTGGGGATGGCTATTTCAACGATGTCACCGTGGACCGTCAGATGGACTGGCCGCGGGAAAGCCGTGGATATGTAACCGACAGCGCAATCTGGCTGCCCATGATACATGCCATGCAGCGCATGTTCGAGACCGGGAAAATGCCTGAACCTTACGAGAACATCTATGAGAAAACGCAGATGTTCATCGGAGAATTTTACTCGTTACTTGAGAAAAATGGCGCGCCGGTTGCACTTGATGATATCCCGCTCGGCTGGGAAATCCCGAATTCCGGTCCGCCCATGGACCCGAAACACTACCCGAAAGGGTTTTTTGGATAAAAAAGTGACAGAGTGACAAAGTGACAAAGTGACAAAGTTAAAAAGACAGTCTGAACCGCTGATTCGAATGAAAAAACCGATGGTTATGAAGTATAAGCATTTATGTTGATTCACAAATAAGCTTTTGTGAAATGCAACTCCGCATTATTTTGATATGAGGAATTTCGGTTTTACTTAGAATGGAGCGTGCCACTATGGGTTCAGGAAATTTGAAAAGATGTCCCTACTGCGCCGAGTTTATTCAAGGCGCTGCGATAGTATGCCGATTCTGCGGGCGTGACTTGCCGAAAGAGAACAACCATGCGAACAGTTCTTTTGCGGAGTCGATGGGATACTTTACCGGGCACTGTATTGCGCGTTGGGGATTTGGGGTATGTTTTGCTGTAATAGCTGGAATTTTTATTTTATTTCTTATTTTAGTCGGGAATTTCAAGTCTAACACGCCTCCTCGACTTCCACAGAATTCTATCTCCTCAGTTCACGCCCCAGTCTCAACCCCGGCTCCCACCCCAACTAATCAGACTCCTGTTTCAACTATGAAGTATGACCCTGTTGCCAAGTATGGAAAAGAAAAAGTTGATGCAGCAAATAAGGTTATGAATTTGGTAAAACAAGATTGTAACGTTTTTGTAGATGGTGGGCTGGTGGTAGAAATGAGCCGTTATATCAATGACAAAAATGATCTCTTAGGATATGTCACCGCAATAGCTAACGCCGATGCAATTCTTTTTGGTAGTGCCAGAAGCATTTTTGTTTACGACCCCTCAAAAAAACTGATCGCCTCGGCAGATGCATTCAGAGGAATTCGATTGAGAGATTAATTACCGAATGAATTCCCTACGTATCAAGTGACAAGTTTCAAGTTCGCAAAGGATGACTCTTACCCTCCGCGTAAATGTGGCTTCTTAGCATACTTCATTTCTACCTTTTACACAAATTCCAAGCGCTCATCTATGCGAATTTTTTTTATTGAAGGATATACTGTTATCACATTACCGATTTTCTTAGAATAGTGATGAAGAAAAAATATTTTTTTCGCATCTCATCATCTTTTATCACTTGAATCACGCGCATCAGTGATTCAGACAATTTTTTCTTCTGACTCCTGACTCCTGTATTCTCTCTTTTCTTACATCTCTTCCATGAGCGCGGCATAGATTCGTGCGGCTTTCGGAATCTGCTCCACCTCCACCCATTCGTCGTCGGTGTGCGCCTGAGCGAGGGCGCCCGGTCCGCAGATGACTGAAGGCGTCCCCCTCAGGATCATGGAACCTGCAAGGGTCGCCCCCGGGCAGCCGGAAAGAACGGCCGTTTCCCCGATTGCCCCCTCGAAAGCTTTAATAGTACGGAGCACAAATTCATGATCCGGAGGAATGAATGCCGCCGGTGAGCCGCCCCTGTCTTCCCGCCATGTCCGGGGAGGATCGGTTTCACGGATTGCGATTCCCTGCTCGCGGTTCATCCTGTCCATTAGTCCGTTAATTTGCTCCCTCACCATCTCCGGCGGGGTTTCCGGGATGAGGCGGGTGTCGATGCAGGCAAGGCACCGGTCCGGAACCGCCGAAAGATAGAGGCCGCCCTCGATTTTCTCGAAGTTGACCGTGCACTTCCCGAACCAGGGATTCTCGATCGAGAGGTAGGGGAGTTTCAGAAATTCCCGTATGAAAAAAGCCATGTTGTGAATGGCGTTGACCCCCAGGTAGGCGAGACCGGAATGCGCGGATCTCCCCCTGGTTTCGAACGCGGTGGCGATGCCGCCCCGGTTGCCGATGTTTATCTCAAGGCCGGAAGGTTCGGCTGAGATGAGGCCGGCATACCCGTCGAGGAGGCCGCTGTCCAGGAGCAGGCATATTCCGCCCTGACCGCCGTATTCCTCTTCGATATCGCTCACAAAGGTGATTCCTCTCCGGGGTTTCTTTCCGGCGCGCACCAGGGCTTTAAAGGCGCAGAGAATGGCGGCAAGTCCCCCTTTCATGTCGCAGGCGCCACGGCCGTACATCCTGCCGTCACGGATTTCCGCCCCGAACGGTTCGACGGTCATGGTGCCGGTCGGTTTGGTGTCCTGGTGGCCGTTGAAAAGAAATCTATCCGGGCCGCTCACAGCCCCGTAATCCGCAAAAAAATTGCATCGGTCGTTTTCATAGGGATAGAGACGCACCGGTATGTG of Candidatus Latescibacter sp. contains these proteins:
- a CDS encoding M20/M25/M40 family metallo-hydrolase, with the protein product MPSTKDIFDLIDDSEVIQITRDLVRIPSITHHEGRGIVDYYEGWFKDLHIPVRLYPYENDRCNFFADYGAVSGPDRFLFNGHQDTKPTGTMTVEPFGAEIRDGRMYGRGACDMKGGLAAILCAFKALVRAGKKPRRGITFVSDIEEEYGGQGGICLLLDSGLLDGYAGLISAEPSGLEINIGNRGGIATAFETRGRSAHSGLAYLGVNAIHNMAFFIREFLKLPYLSIENPWFGKCTVNFEKIEGGLYLSAVPDRCLACIDTRLIPETPPEMVREQINGLMDRMNREQGIAIRETDPPRTWREDRGGSPAAFIPPDHEFVLRTIKAFEGAIGETAVLSGCPGATLAGSMILRGTPSVICGPGALAQAHTDDEWVEVEQIPKAARIYAALMEEM